From Triticum aestivum cultivar Chinese Spring chromosome 7B, IWGSC CS RefSeq v2.1, whole genome shotgun sequence:
ACTTTTATATGTTGCAACAAGATATGAAGAAGGTACATGAGCTTGAGGTAATTGATAGACTGACAGGGACCGATAGTCAGAGATTTGTGGTTGCGTGGAAGAATAACAGGGATCACAGATTTAATGTGGACTATACGCCAGGTAACTCGGCAGAAACTATAAAGTGCAGTTGCCGAAGTATGACTCGCAAAGGGCTTCCTTGCAAGCATATTATTCATGTTTTGAATGCACTGAACTTACCTGTGATACCCAAGTGTTGTGTCCTGCGAAGATTCTCAAAAAAAGCACGAGCTGGACTGCCAGTGAAGCGCACCAGCGATTTGTTTGCATGGGGTTGGTCGAGTGGTGAGGACAGAGCTAGATATAGTGAGTTGACCATCAAATCTTCAGAAGCCTGTCATGTCGCATGCAGTAATCCTTTCTTATTCGACAAGTTGATGGCAGCTCTGGATGATGTTATAGTGAATAAGGATATTCAGGGAAATGAAGATGATGTTCAGCGAAGTTTCGTGAACAGTAATCCATTTGAGTCTAACCGAGATCATATTCTTGTTCGTGATCCAGTAAAGGTTTCCACCAAGGGCGCACCTAAGCAGAACAGTAGAGGTCGCGGTAAGGGTGGCCCAGATGTGACAAAAAATGAGAGGCCTAAAGCATTTGACGAGAAATCTGGACGAAAATGTAGCTTATGCAGCGGCTCAGGTCATAACAGGAGCACATGCAGCAAAAATGAAGAGTATGTCTATTATTTATTTATGTCAGTTTTGTTGTTTCATTAACGGTGCATTGATtctcatatttttttgtatgcagcAACTGGGCTTGAAGACTCAAGTGAAGACGTGCGAGTGTTTTACCTCTTCCATTTATATGAAGAACATTTGTTAAATTTTTGTTCGTGTTGAGTATTTTATATGTGTGAAACATGATTATTGCGTACGGACCGTTGTCATTTCAGACTTGTTATTTTCTGTCAACTACAATAAAATTACTGTGGTGACAATTGTTATGTTGAGACAACATTGTTGTTGATATAAATATTCACTATTCATTGTTTATTGTATGAATTCTGCATGTATTTACTGCAGTCCCGTCGGCTATCAAATATATCAAAATAGAAGAAGTACTCTGTGTactattttttttttaaaaagggaAAAAATGCCCGCCCGTCTCCACAGCGTCTCTTAGTAAGCCCATCGTTATCAAGCCCAACGGGCGACTACAACTAGCGTTTCGGAGCACGCCGTGGAAACCAGGCCCAACAGGGCAGCATCGACGCGGCACATCGACGGGGTAGTAATCAGAGAAGTTCAATACGACGACGGGAGCTGAGTATATAAACTAGTCGTCGTCGCCTTCGGCcgtcgaggtgggactaaacttgcgtcgGTTTCACTGGTGCAGCGTCACAGCGGTggtaactgggccggcccacggcgCGTCGAGCCGTCGAGAAGACCGCGCCATCAATTGCCTTTTTGGGCCGGCCCACGGCGCGTCGAGCAGTCGAGAAGACCGCGCCGTCCAGTGCCTTTTTGGGCCGGCCCACGTCGCGTCTGGCTGTGTCCACGTCACCCCGCGGCCgacggaagtttagtcccacctcgccggccgAAGGGGACGACGACCTGTTTATATACTCACCTCCCGTTGTTGCATTGAGCTCCTTTGAATACTACCCCGTCGATGTGCCGCGTCGATTCTGCCCTTGTTGGGCTTGATTTCCACGGCGTGCTCCGAAACGCCCGTTGTAGTCGCCCTTTGGGCTTGATAACGACGGGCTTACTAAGAAACGCCGTGGAGACGGGCGGGCATTTTTTTATGTCAAATAATTTTTCAGTAACACACAGTGTGCTGCCATAGTTTAGTGCACAAAAATTTAACGACGGCATGATTATATATAACTATTCGGCAACAAAAGAATCATgtaaacaaaaaaaattattataTAATATTTATGAAACGAAATATCATGTGGACATTAAAAAACTTTTGGAAAAGTGCCGAGTCTATTACATATAACTATTCGGAAGCAGAGTCTATTACATAAAATTTATAAGCAAGTGCGCAAAGCGTTTGGAAAATAAAGTCCTCCAGTACCACTCAAAGCACATGCAAAACTCCTCCGTGCCGcatctatttcttcttctttgatatcCGAATAACTTTGTTTTTCACTTCATCAAGCTTGTTTCTTTCCGAAAAGATAAGTTGCGCAATCATTAACTCTCTCGAATCATCAATAGAGGTCTGAAAAAAATGGTGTTAGCACAGCGTTCATTGTACATCGTAGTCCAAACATGACTTGCGTACCTGTGAAAATAAGCCTGTCCATTTGTCACCATCCCAATATTGAAAGCATCGAAGGAGAAATATTCCACACGAATTCCTAGTGCATACAATTTACGAAGATTAAATTTGTACTGTACATACAAGACCGACATTCTGTCGAAGTAAAAACTCACCCATCATGTTGTTTTGGCATGTCATACGTTTGAATAGGCCACTTGGAAACATCCGGATAATTCACAATTCCGGTTGCATTTGCTTCTTGGATATCTTCTGCTAGTTGTTTTCTCTAAAGATATAATAAACATGGTGGAAAGCATGTCATTCAGTGTACTAAAGAAAACAAATGTTACCAAATGCACATTTGCAAGTTAAACCTACCAGGTCCTCAACGAGTTCTCTAGTAACAGTGTCAAGTTTTCCGGTCATCAACGAGTCAAGAACCTGAAACTCTCTTTTTCCGCTATGCATGACGACAGTAATCCAGTGATTATTTTGCTTGTTTAGAGGAATGTAAGTCTGCATCACAAGGACcataaaacacaatcatcacataaTATCGTATGTATGTACCGTGTTAACAATCAAACTTACCTTTGATTTTTTGAAATACTCGTCCTCACATCTGTTCACGGGTCCATTACTATGCGACTCTGCTTCATAATCGTTACTGGCGGTCTTTTTTCCGGGTCTAACGTGAAGCAACCAATGTACCCTCCAAGTTGTTAACATGAAATGATCATCATTAATTTTGTCCACCAAAAATGATGAGTATGCATCAATTACCTATAAATAATGTGTTAGATTTAACAATGGCATTTTCGAATCAATTGTAAAACAATATATGAAATTAACTTACGTCGCCACTTAGCCACTCATGTTAATAATCTGACAAGCTCTCCGCACAGTGAGACCTTCTTCCATGCCATCATTGAAAATTTCTGTTTTGGCATGTTTTTGTGAATGCTCATGCGCACGCACGTACTTGGTGGATGCTTTCACCACATCATACTCATCACCAGATTTGTTAACATCACCATTTTGGAACAATTCTGTAACGCACCACTCAAATACTTATAAACGCAAATACATAAATAATTATTACGCAATAACAATTAGAAACACAGAAAACTTACTTCCTTTGGCAGAACGTTTTGCACGTTTGTTTGGTTTAGGGACCACATAAGGAGACTTGACATGTTGTGATCCTCTGCGCTTGCGCCTGCCAGTAACCTCCTCCACTTCCTCTTGTACTCCTTGAGAACCAACCGACGCATGCGATGCGATTTCGTCCGTCTCCAAAGATGTGGCAGCTTTTTCATCTGATACTTCTGGTACTTGGACAGGATCATCCATATCACCCTTGAAACTATCCCAGTACTCAGGTGTGCAGTAAAAAGGTGTGTTTCCACGAGAAGTTACATCAACGCCGTTATCATCCTTTTGCAAATTCATTTTGGAAGGTGTGCGGAACCGGTCTGAATCATCTTTTTGATATACAAACTCTTTTTGCGTTACCAtcggtatggccggaggggaccctcggtcgcacctctccgcttcgcatccgccaaacgtgcccaatttttttccacgtgATACTGTGCCctagcagggcacgcacgcaaaaaaaattcccgtttcgagtccgtatgcATTTACTACCATTTTCCGGGCAGAAAACCCtgaaaatactgcccggacgtgacgcaacgtgcgttcgttgtcggatttcgttcatttcgGGCGTGGGGTGCccggtggggccccacacgcgctcccAGAAGTTGGGTGCAATCCGTCAAACCGGTCAGGTACTTGCTGTGcaagggggtggtttcggtatggccggaggggaccctcggtcgcacNNNNNNNNNNNNNNNNNNNNNNNNNNNNNNNNNNNNNNNNNNNNNNNNNNNNNNNNNNNNNNNNNNNNNNNNNNNNNNNNNNNNNNNNNNNNNNNNNNNNNNNNNNNNNNNNNNNNNNNNNNNNNNNNNNNNNNNNNNNNNNNNNNNNNNNNNNNNNNNNNNNNNNNNNNNNNNNNNNNNNNNNNNNNNNNNNNNNNNNNNNNNNNNNNNNNNNNNNNNNNNNNNNNNNNNNNNNNNNNNNNNNNNNNNNNNNNNNNNNNNNNNNNNNNNNNNNNNNNNNNNNNNNNNNNNNNNNNNNNNNNNNNNNNNNNNNNNNNNNNNNNNNNNNNNNNNNNNNNNNNNNNNNNNNNNNNNNNNNNNNNNNNNNNNNNNNNNNNNNNNNNNNNNNNNNNNNNNNNNNNNNNNNNNNNNNNNNNNNNNNNNNNNNNNNNNNNNNNNNNNNNNNNNNNNNNNNNNNNNNNNNNNNNNNNNNNNNNNNNNNNNNNNNNNNNNNNNNNNNNNNNNNNNNNNNNNNNNNNNNNNNNNNNNNNNNNNNNNNNNNNNNNNNNNNNNNNNNNNNNNNNNNNNNNNNNNNCGCACGCAAAAAAATTtcccgtttcgagtccgtatgcATTTACTACCATTTTCCGGGCAGAAAACCCtgaaaatactgcccggacgtgacgcaacgtgcgttcgttgtcggatttcgttcatttcgggcgtggggtgcccgggtggggccccacacgcgctcccagaagttgggtgcaatccgtcaaaccggtcaggtacttgctgtggaagggggtgatttcggtatggccggaggggaTCCTCGGTCGCACCTCTCCGCTTCGCATCCGTCAAACgtgcccaatttttttccacgtgATACTGTGCCCTAGCAGGGCACGCACACAAAAATTTGtcccgtttcgagtccgtatgcATTTAAAAATTCTCAATGAGGATGCCGGTTGTCGCGCTAAAATTGGATTTTCAGAAAGCATTCGATTCGGTCAGTTGGGACTGCCTTTTCCAGGTTTTCAAAGCTAGAGGTTTCCCTCCAAAGTACTTTAAAAATATTTCGGAAAATGTAAATGAATTTAAAAATTCTTGTATTCATTCTTAtatgttaatgaatttaaaaatattctCTGATTCATAAATGTTAACGAATTTAATAATATTTCAGGAAATATTAATGAATTAAAATATATaacctttttaattttttttatttgttaTATTTTGTATTTCAAAATTTCAATTTTTTCATCCACCGGCTATACTATATGGACATATTTAAACAAAATCTGAACATTTCTAAAACGCTTTATAAACATTTACATacactttttattttttattttatgtgTTTTCAT
This genomic window contains:
- the LOC123159396 gene encoding sentrin-specific protease; this translates as MLTTWRVHWLLHVRPGKKTASNDYEAESHSNGPVNRCEDEYFKKSKTYIPLNKQNNHWITVVMHSGKREFQVLDSLMTGKLDTVTRELVEDLRKQLAEDIQEANATGIVNYPDVSKWPIQTYDMPKQHDGNSCGIFLLRCFQYWDGDKWTGLFSQTSIDDSRELMIAQLIFSERNKLDEVKNKVIRISKKKK